From one Solanum stenotomum isolate F172 chromosome 12, ASM1918654v1, whole genome shotgun sequence genomic stretch:
- the LOC125846251 gene encoding mediator of RNA polymerase II transcription subunit 16 isoform X2: MLVVGSEITNGVKILQLLQSGCQEFLRWLSTRTGGSAKSTFEEKFLSQQPQSPAGWPNFLCVCSVFSSGSVQLHWSQWPPNQNSPSKWFCTSKGLLGAGPSGIMAADAIITDSGAMHVAGVPIVNPSTVVVWEVAPGPGNGFQATPKTSVSNGVPASLNPPSWDGYSPLAAYLLSSQEYLLQEAKQGKKLTEQHYSDMVTLHCSPVSNFSAYVSPEAAAQSTATTTWGSGVTAVAFDPTRGGSVIAVVIVEGQYMSPYDPDEGPSITGWRVQRWESSVEDVVLHQIFGNPTSSFGGQAPKQTVWVSKVIKCIPAGNDFKRPQAVGAGPVPFGKNMADSGVEMGKRVSFDPFDLPSDVRTLARIVYSAHGGEIAVAFLRGGVHVFSGPSFTPVDNYHIDVGSAIASPAFSSTSCCSASVWHDTTRDCTILKIIRVLPPAVPSNQVKANSANWERAIAERFWWSLLVGVDWWDAVGCTQSAAEDGIVALNSVIAVLDADFHSLPSTQHRQQYGPSLDRIKCRLLEGTNAQEVRAMVLDMQARLLLDMLGKGIESALTNPSALVPEPWQASSETLFGIDPEAMAVEPSLVPSIQAYVDAILDLASHFITRLRRYASFCRTLASHAVTAGTGGSRSMVTSPTQSASSPATSQGAQGGTASSAGSTQMQAWVQGAIAKISSTADSVPSSAPNPITGPSTFMPISINTGTFPGTPAVRLIGDCHFLHRLCQLLHFCFFFRGTQLPRFMGAAQRNADSSMQKPQPSIPGKTEDSNSGAKPMLGGQVGTGAKGSEEGPSKRSRIGSGNAGQGYTYEEVKVLFLILMDLCRRTAGLVHPLPVSQVGSNNIQVRLHYIDGNYTVLPEVVEASLGPHMQNMPRPRGADAAGLLLRELELHPPAEEWHRRNMFGGPWSDSEDMDDNSKLSPSRDLTQHSSLENCDVYYGAHGLWPRKRRMSERDAAFGLNTSVGLGAYLGIMGSRRDVVTAVWKTGLEGVWYKCIRCLRQTSAFASPGGNPSANQHEKEVWWISRWACGCPMCGGTWVRVV, translated from the exons ATGCTAGTTGTTGGCAGCGAGATTACGAATGGCGTCAAGATATTGCAGTTGTTACAAAGTGGTTGTCAGGAGTTTCTCCG GTGGCTTTCAACAAGAACGGGCGGTTCCGCTAAGTCAACATTTGAGGAGAAATTCCTTTCTCAGCAACCACAATCTCCAG CTGGATGGCCAAATTTTCTGTGTGTATGCTCTGTCTTCTCATCAGGGTCTGTTCAGCTCCACTGGTCTCAATGGCCACCTAATCAGAATTCACCATCAAAGTGGTTTTGCACAAGTAAAGGGCTATTGGGAGCGGGGCCTAGTGGCATCATGGCTGCTGATGCTATCATAACAGACTCTGGAGCAATGCATGTTGCTGGAGTTCCCATTGTCAATCCATCAACTGTTGTCGTCTGGGAGGTAGCACCTGGCCCTGGTAATGGATTTCAAGCAACTCCGAAGACAAGTGTAAGCAATGGGGTTCCAGCATCACTTAATCCACCTTCTTGGGATGGATATTCCCCTTTGGCTGCATATTTGCTTAGCTCGCAGGAGTATTTATTACAAGAGGCTAAGCAAGGCAAAAAGCTGACGGAACAACATTACAGTGACATGGTCACACTTCATTGCTCGCCTGTTTCCAACTTTTCTGCATATGTTAGTCCTGAAGCTGCTGCTCAATCCACAGCTACCACGACATGGGGTTCTGGTGTTACTGCAGTTGCTTTTGATCCGACCCGTGGTGGTTCTGTGATAGCTGTTGTGATTGTTGAGG GACAATACATGTCGCCTTATGATCCTGATGAAGGCCCTTCAATCACAGGTTGGAGGGTTCAACGCTGGGAATCATCTGTGGAGGATGTTGTCCTCCACCAGATATTTGGAAATCCCACGTCCAGCTTTGGTGGCCAGGCACCAAAACAGACAGTATGGGTGAGTAAAGTAATTAAATGTATCCCAGCAGGAAATGATTTTAAGAGACCCCAAGCTGTGGGAGCCGGACCAGTTCCTTTTGGAAAAAACATGGCTGACTCTGGTGTTGAGATGGGAAAGAGGGTTAGTTTTGATCCCTTTGATCTCCCAAGTGATGTTAGAACCCTTGCTCGCATTGTGTATTCTGCTCATGGTGGTGAGATAGCTGTTGCTTTTCTACGAGGTGGAGTCCATGTATTCTCAGGTCCAAGCTTCACCCCTGTTGATAACTACCATATTGATGTTGGATCTGCCATTGCTTCTCCGGCCTTCTCTTCGACGAGTTGCTGCTCAGCTTCTGTTTGGCATGATACCACCAGAGATTGTACAATATTGAAGATTATTCGAGTTCTTCCTCCTGCTGTTCCTAGTAATCAGGTGAAAGCCAATTCTGCGAATTGGGAACGTGCAATTGCTGAGAG ATTTTGGTGGAGTCTTTTGGTTGGAGTTGATTGGTGGGATGCGGTGGGATGCACACAAAGTGCTGCAGAGGATGGTATTG TTGCTTTGAACAGTGTCATTGCTGTACTGGATGCAGATTTCCATTCCCTCCCTTCAACTCAGCATAGACAGCAGTATGGACCG AGTCTAGACAGGATAAAATGCAGGCTTCTAGAAGGTACAAATGCTCAAGAAGTTCGGGCAATGGTGCTTGACATGCAAGCAAGATTGTTGCTAGATATGCTTGGCAAGGGAATCGAATCAGCTTTAACAAACCCGTCAGCATTGGTTCCAGAGCCATGGCAAGCTTCTAGTGAGACACTGTTTGGTATTGATCCTGAGGCGATGGCTGTTGAACCATCACTTGTGCCAAGTATCCAG GCATATGTAGATGCGATACTGGATCTGGCCTCTCATTTCATCACGCGCTTACGGCGCTATGCAAGTTTCTGCCGTACATTGGCTAGTCATGCTGTTACTGCAGGTACAGGTGGGAGTAGGAGTATGGTGACTAGTCCTACTCAAAGTGCTTCATCTCCTGCCACTTCCCAGG GTGCTCAGGGTGGTACTGCAAGTTCCGCTGGGAGCACTCAGATGCAAGCTTGGGTACAAGGAGCTATAGCAAAAATTAGCAGTACAGCCGACAGTGTTCCTAGTTCAGCCCCAAACCCCATCACCGGTCCTTCTACATTTATGCCCATAAGTATCAACACAGGCACTTTCCCTGGAACTCCTGCTGTTAGACTTATAGGGGACTGCCATTTTCTTCATCGGCTATGTCAACTTCTGCATTTCTGTTTTTTCTTCCGTGGAACACAATTACCGCGTTTTATGGGGGCTGCTCAAAGGAATGCTGATTCTTCAATGCAAAAACCTCAGCCCAGTATTCCAGGAAAAACAGAAGATTCCAACTCTGGTGCAAAACCAATGCTAGGTGGTCAGGTTGGGACAGGAGCAAAGGGGTCTGAAGAAGGTCCATCTAAACGGTCTAGGATTGGTTCTGGAAATGCTGGTCAAGGATACACATATGAGGAG GTGAAGGTCCTTTTTCTTATTCTGATGGATCTTTGTCGCCGGACTGCTGGTTTGGTACATCCGCTGCCAGTTTCTCAGGTTGGGAGCAACAACATTCAGGTCCGCCTTCATTATATTGATGGGAACTATACTGTATTGCCGGAAGTAGTTGAAGCTTCCCTCGGACCTCACATGCAG AATATGCCTAGGCCAAGAGGTGCAGATGCTGCAGGGTTGCTATTGCGTGAGTTAGAACTCCATCCACCTGCTGAGGAATGGCACAGGAGAAATATGTTTGGTGGACCTTGGTCTGATTCAGAAGATATGGATGACAATTCTAAGCTTAGCCCATCAAGGGATTTGACACAGCACAGCTCATTAGAAAATTGTGATGTATATTATGGAGCTCATGGTTTGTGGCCTAGGAAACGCAGGATGTCTGAAAGAGATGCTGCTTTTGGGCTGAACACTTCAGTGGGGCTGGGTGCATATCTTGGTATAATGGGATCTCGACGAGATGTTGTGACAGCTGTTTGGAAGACTGGGCTTGAAGGGGTTTGGTACAAG TGCATAAGATGTTTGAGACAGACTTCAGCTTTTGCTTCACCAGGTGGCAACCCTTCTGCCAATCAACATGAGAAGGAAGTATGGTGGATCAGCCGGTGGGCATGTGGCTGTCCCATGTGTGGTGGGACTTGGGTTAGAGTTGTATAG
- the LOC125846267 gene encoding uncharacterized protein LOC125846267, with protein sequence MLAIFKKSVVDPPKELQSPASLQSSNKAVSPEETMKNFLASNSNNGFSIGFMDKAFLAYSKPPSSSNAQQRLFCGLNDIYCIFLGSLNNLWALNKQYGLSKGTNEAMLVSEAYRTLRDRGPFPAHEVLKGLEGSFGFVIYDHKAGNVFVALGADETAKMFWGIASDGSVMISDSVDHIKGSCLKSFAPFPSGCMYHSESGLKSFEHPSYKMKAMPRVDSEGAMCGACFKVDVYSKLTKEDAQKAEQVISSMSPDELERMVRWAARIQTGIQVLKITKDFVMANPGMSLALFVPILAVFLHLFGYI encoded by the exons atgttgGCAATTTTCAAGAAAAGTGTGGTTGATCCACCAAAGGAGCTGCAGAGCCCAGCCTCTTTGCAATCATCAAACAAGGCTGTTTCCCCTGAAGAGACTATGAAGAATTTCTTAGCTTCAAATTCCAACAATGGGTTTTCCATTGGATTCATGGACAAGGCATTCTTGGCCTATTCCAAACCTCCATCCTCATCAAATGCTCAACAAAG GTTGTTCTGTGGGTTGAATGACATATACTGCATTTTCTTGGGAAGCTTGAACAACTTATGGGCACTAAACAAGCAGTATGGTCTGTCAAAGGGTACCAATGAGGCCATGCTTGTGAGTGAAGCATATCGCACCCTCCGTGACAGAGGCCCATTCCCAGCTCATGAGGTCCTCAAGGGACTTGAGGGTAGCTTTGGCTTTGTGATCTATGATCATAAGGCTGGTAATGTCTTTGTTGCCCTT GGTGCTGATGAAACTGCAAAGATGTTCTGGGGAATAGCATCTGATGGATCTGTCATGATCTCTGATAGTGTGGATCATATCAAAGGAAGCTGTCTCAAATCATTTGCTCCCTTCCCAAGTG GGTGCATGTACCACAGTGAAAGTGGATTGAAGAGCTTTGAGCATCCAAGTTACAAGATGAAAGCAATGCCAAGAGTGGATAGTGAAGGAGCCATGTGTGGAGCTTGCTTCAAAGTTGATGTCTACTCCAAG CTTACAAAGGAGGATGCACAGAAAGCTGAACAGGTCATCTCATCTATGTCACCAgatgagttggaaagaatggtGAGATGGGCAGCAAGGATTCAAACAGGAATACAAGTTCTCAAGATTACCAAAGATTTTGTCATGGCAAATCCTGGCATGAGCTTGGCACTTTTTGTGCCCATTTTAGCAGTCTTCCTTCACCTGTTTGGCTACATCTGA